A region of Anolis sagrei isolate rAnoSag1 chromosome 2, rAnoSag1.mat, whole genome shotgun sequence DNA encodes the following proteins:
- the RPP25L gene encoding ribonuclease P protein subunit p25-like protein: protein MENYQKSKTVEKPSPLPFANLPPDIIEMKVKDGSKIRNLMGYAIGKMESEAMRQVLFSGVGKAISKTITCVEIMKRRMKHLHQITKVFFKQIEEIWEPIVPEVGLDPLTVKRNIPAICVLLSKDPLDTQAPGYQAPGSFDAFWLETLKSESQGQAKRKQGGGGRGAGRTGKHPRSLGREDSYKKP, encoded by the coding sequence ATGGAGAACTATCAGAAATCCAAAACGGTGGAgaagccttctcctcttcctttcgcCAACTTGCCCCCTGATATCATTGAGATGAAAGTGAAGGATGGCAGCAAAATCCGGAACCTGATGGGTTACGCCATCGGCAAGATGGAGTCCGAGGCCATGAGGCAGGTCCTCTTCAGCGGGGTGGGCAAAGCGATTAGCAAGACGATCACCTGCGTGGAGATCATGAAGCGGAGGATGAAGCACCTCCACCAGATCACCAAAGTGTTCTTCAAGCAAATAGAGGAGATTTGGGAACCCATCGTTCCGGAGGTTGGCCTCGACCCTTTGACGGTGAAGCGGAACATCCCTGCCATTTGTGTCCTGCTAAGCAAAGACCCCCTGGACACTCAAGCGCCGGGGTATCAAGCCCCGGGGTCCTTCGATGCCTTCTGGTTGGAGACGCTCAAGTCGGAATCTCAAGGCCAGGCCAAGAGgaagcagggaggaggagggagaggggctggCCGGACTGGGAAGCATCCTCGCTCCCTCGGACGGGAGGACTCCTACAAGAAGCCTTGA